Proteins from a single region of Campylobacter sputorum:
- a CDS encoding KdsC family phosphatase, whose protein sequence is MIEIIFLDVDGCLTDGKIIYSPNGEIKEFDVKDGFGIEGWLKLGKKVAIITKRNSLRVEERARDLKISYVFQGVKDKLKTAEEILQKENLSFENAAAIGDDYNDQALLSKVKRSFKPSDATNELIVQTTLTRNGGNGAIREMIEILMKENGIFEDWAKVW, encoded by the coding sequence ATGATAGAGATTATTTTTTTGGATGTTGATGGTTGTTTAACGGATGGAAAAATAATATATTCTCCAAACGGAGAGATAAAAGAATTTGATGTAAAAGATGGTTTTGGTATAGAAGGTTGGTTAAAGCTTGGCAAAAAAGTAGCAATAATAACAAAAAGAAACTCACTTAGAGTTGAAGAAAGAGCAAGAGATCTTAAGATATCTTATGTTTTTCAAGGTGTGAAAGATAAACTCAAAACAGCTGAAGAAATTTTACAAAAAGAAAATTTAAGTTTTGAAAATGCTGCTGCTATAGGCGATGATTATAATGATCAAGCTTTGTTAAGTAAGGTTAAAAGAAGTTTTAAGCCAAGTGACGCTACAAATGAACTTATTGTTCAAACTACTTTAACTCGCAATGGTGGCAATGGTGCCATAAGGGAGATGATAGAAATACTAATGAAAGAAAATGGCATTTTTGAAGATTGGGCTAAAGTGTGGTAA
- a CDS encoding LPS export ABC transporter periplasmic protein LptC, which yields MVIKIFYFVIALFSVSMALIAFQSPYLKQISKIEVGIASMQMNGIKNYEINSSGINGLYEATKALRINDDDYFYDFKGKILRDDTVHNLRSDEGIYKKDEVIFKKNAFYENSNNLNFSSQEIIYDIKSGIVKSDVDFVATQNKDKIIGKSVKYDTKNKQIYAKGVHSWINLK from the coding sequence GTGGTAATAAAAATATTTTATTTTGTCATAGCTCTCTTTAGTGTTTCAATGGCTCTTATTGCTTTTCAAAGTCCATATTTAAAGCAAATTTCTAAAATTGAAGTAGGCATTGCTAGTATGCAAATGAATGGAATTAAAAACTACGAGATAAATTCCAGCGGTATAAATGGACTTTATGAAGCAACAAAAGCTCTTAGAATAAATGACGATGATTATTTTTATGATTTTAAAGGAAAAATTCTAAGGGACGATACTGTGCATAATCTTCGTTCAGATGAAGGGATTTACAAAAAAGACGAGGTTATTTTCAAAAAAAATGCTTTTTATGAAAATAGCAATAATTTAAATTTTTCATCGCAAGAGATTATTTATGATATCAAAAGTGGAATTGTAAAAAGCGATGTCGATTTTGTTGCTACGCAAAATAAGGATAAAATTATTGGCAAAAGTGTAAAATACGATACCAAAAATAAGCAAATTTATGCAAAGGGTGTGCATTCATGGATAAATTTAAAATAA
- a CDS encoding lytic transglycosylase domain-containing protein: protein MRRIMAVLLCFIFTTQLFGYAKSSYINQIKVLKELDIQTRYASDPIFLSIKENITTSDKKEFIDIIQDGYSYIPMLKKIIDEADIPHSFLYLAMVESGLSNHAKSNVSAVGMWQFMKETARLYGLKIDQYVDERKDPIAATKAAISYLKDLKGKFGKWYLAAMAYNCGEGRLGRAIKLAGTDDLATLIDPQKKYVPLETRMFIRKILSAAYIAEDNDFIISNNSALLNRPNKINVTKVIVPGGTLLSEISDSIGLSLNKMKIYNPHLKNDITPPNTKNYYVYIPSNKQGLFANNFDPKKQVKKNIYIVKNGDTLSGIASRFNTDSRTIKDINSLKTDKLSINQELMVPALAVKNEKEISKRHYIIQKGDTLSGIAQKFSVSVKNLKSVNNIASSNLRIGEKIVIP, encoded by the coding sequence ATGAGACGCATAATGGCTGTACTATTATGTTTTATTTTTACAACTCAGCTTTTTGGCTATGCTAAAAGTAGTTATATAAATCAAATCAAAGTTCTTAAAGAATTAGATATCCAGACAAGATATGCAAGTGATCCGATATTTTTATCAATAAAAGAAAATATTACTACAAGTGATAAAAAAGAATTTATAGATATTATTCAAGATGGATATAGTTATATACCAATGCTTAAAAAAATTATAGATGAAGCAGATATTCCTCACTCATTTTTATATCTTGCAATGGTAGAATCAGGCCTTTCAAATCATGCAAAATCAAATGTAAGTGCTGTTGGAATGTGGCAATTTATGAAAGAAACTGCAAGACTTTATGGTTTAAAAATAGACCAATATGTAGATGAAAGAAAAGATCCTATAGCTGCTACGAAAGCTGCAATTTCATATCTAAAAGATTTAAAAGGTAAATTTGGTAAATGGTATTTAGCAGCTATGGCTTATAATTGTGGCGAGGGAAGACTAGGTAGGGCTATAAAATTAGCAGGAACTGATGATTTAGCAACATTAATAGATCCTCAAAAAAAATATGTTCCACTAGAAACTAGAATGTTTATAAGAAAAATTCTCTCAGCTGCTTATATAGCCGAGGATAATGACTTTATAATTTCAAATAATTCAGCTTTATTAAATAGACCAAATAAAATAAATGTTACTAAGGTTATAGTTCCTGGTGGAACACTATTATCGGAGATAAGTGATAGTATCGGACTTAGTTTAAATAAAATGAAAATTTACAACCCTCATTTAAAAAACGATATTACTCCGCCAAATACAAAAAATTATTATGTTTATATACCTTCAAATAAACAAGGTCTTTTTGCTAATAACTTTGATCCTAAAAAACAAGTGAAAAAAAATATATATATAGTAAAAAATGGTGATACTCTTAGCGGTATAGCAAGTAGATTTAATACAGATTCTAGGACAATAAAAGACATTAATTCTTTAAAAACAGATAAATTATCTATAAATCAAGAGTTGATGGTGCCTGCTTTGGCAGTTAAAAATGAAAAAGAAATTTCTAAAAGGCATTATATTATACAAAAAGGTGATACGCTTTCTGGCATAGCTCAAAAATTTTCAGTTAGCGTAAAAAATTTAAAAAGTGTAAATAATATAGCTAGTTCAAATTTACGCATTGGAGAAAAAATTGTTATACCATAA
- the yihA gene encoding ribosome biogenesis GTP-binding protein YihA/YsxC yields MIKVVDAKFITSCVNLESSPEFSTSEIVFLGRSNVGKSSFINAIACNKSLAKSSSTPGKTRLINFFDITFMDLQDKFSLIFVDLPGFGYAKVSKKEQEIWKKNLDKFLNFRTQIRLFVHLVDSRHVGLESDINLKNYINEFKRVDQEFITFYTKCDKLNQSEKSAILKYDKNAHLVSTLKGIGIDEARQIIVDRSLNL; encoded by the coding sequence GTGATAAAAGTAGTTGATGCTAAATTTATAACTTCATGTGTAAATTTAGAAAGCTCTCCTGAATTTTCTACAAGTGAAATTGTATTTTTGGGGCGTTCAAATGTTGGTAAAAGTAGTTTTATAAACGCTATTGCTTGCAACAAATCTTTAGCAAAAAGTTCATCAACTCCAGGTAAAACCAGGCTTATAAATTTTTTTGATATTACATTTATGGATTTACAAGATAAATTTAGTCTTATTTTTGTAGATTTACCTGGATTTGGTTACGCAAAAGTTTCTAAAAAAGAGCAAGAAATTTGGAAAAAAAACTTAGATAAATTTTTAAATTTTAGAACCCAAATAAGACTTTTTGTACATCTTGTAGACTCAAGGCATGTTGGTTTGGAATCTGATATAAATTTAAAAAATTATATAAATGAATTTAAAAGAGTTGATCAGGAATTTATAACATTTTATACCAAATGTGATAAATTAAATCAAAGTGAAAAAAGTGCTATTTTAAAATATGATAAAAACGCACATTTAGTGTCTACTCTAAAAGGCATTGGTATAGATGAAGCTAGGCAAATCATCGTAGATAGGAGCTTAAATTTATGA
- a CDS encoding N-acetyltransferase, protein MISYKKALLKDISSMQDLVKSEVEKGIILPRNKDEVATNIRSYTLCFEDDTLAGYGALHIHSDFLAEVRSLVVSKDYRNRGVGSEIVKQLLAEAEFYGVKNVMTLTYRDKFFINLGFKIIDKSEIPMQKIWADCIKCKHFPICDEIALIYQI, encoded by the coding sequence ATGATTTCGTATAAAAAAGCTCTTTTGAAAGATATTTCTAGTATGCAAGATCTTGTTAAAAGCGAAGTTGAAAAAGGCATTATACTTCCAAGAAATAAAGATGAAGTAGCAACAAATATCCGCTCATACACTTTATGTTTTGAAGATGATACTTTGGCTGGATACGGTGCTTTACATATTCATAGTGATTTTTTAGCAGAAGTTAGAAGTTTGGTAGTATCTAAAGATTATAGAAACAGAGGCGTTGGTAGTGAAATTGTAAAACAACTTTTAGCAGAAGCAGAATTTTATGGTGTAAAAAATGTTATGACACTTACTTATAGAGATAAGTTTTTTATAAATTTAGGTTTTAAAATTATAGATAAATCAGAAATTCCTATGCAAAAAATTTGGGCTGATTGTATAAAATGTAAGCATTTTCCTATATGCGACGAAATAGCACTTATTTATCAAATATAA
- the alaS gene encoding alanine--tRNA ligase — MDIRKEFLDFFKNKGHEVMPSSPLVPDDATLLFTNAGMVPFKNIFTGEIPRPNPPIRTSCQTCIRAGGKHNDLDNVGYTARHHTFFEMLGNFSFGEYFKNEVIPYAWEFITEVLKLPKEKLYVTVHEKDDEAYEIWSKYIQKDRIYKFGDKDNFWAMGETGPCGPCSEIFYDQGQEHFNTSEDYMGGDGDRFLEIWNLVFMQFERSSDGSLKPLPKPSIDTGMGLERITAIKEGVFSNYDTSIFMPIINEVAKLCSKKYEYKSGASYRVISDHIRSVVFLLAQGVNFDKEGRGYVLRRILRRALRHGYLLGIKEPFMYKLVDIVVKLMGEHYSYLKDKSEIVKEQIKLEEERFLSTIASGLELFNDELKNTKNIFSGEVAFKLYDTYGFPLDLTIDMLREKNLSVDEKKFDKLMSEQRKKAKASWKGSGDKAIESGDFKVLLEKFGENEFVGYEKTINKTEILALLDENFKLIDELRPNTNGWIMLKQTPFYAQSGGQCGDKGIINNQNEVIDTQKFFGLNLSFVNSINTLKVGDEVECKVDIIRDEIARHHSATHLLHAALKKVLGSHVMQAGSSVEATRLRFDFSHSKAMNSEEIRQVEDMVNLVISSKEDVKTEIMDLQDAKNSGATALFGEKYDQKVRVLSMGNFSKELCGGTHVKNVSEIGMFLILKESGVSSGVRRIEAVCSKSAFEFIKNLRKDYTEVCEILKTTSPIVSIEKLKDEIKALKSQISAISNSSALVINDINGIKVVVSDFEGDIKEKIDEVKNRYEKVVILLGNKKDDKINLAAGVKNAPIKAGELVRNVAKILGGGGGGRDDFATAGGKDISKINDAYEYAKSFIKERLN; from the coding sequence ATGGATATAAGAAAAGAATTTTTGGATTTTTTTAAAAATAAAGGACATGAGGTTATGCCTAGCTCACCTCTAGTTCCTGATGATGCAACGCTTCTTTTTACAAATGCAGGAATGGTGCCTTTTAAGAATATTTTTACAGGCGAGATTCCTAGACCAAATCCACCAATTCGTACAAGTTGCCAAACATGCATAAGGGCGGGTGGAAAGCATAATGATTTAGATAATGTGGGCTATACTGCAAGACACCATACTTTTTTTGAAATGCTTGGAAATTTTAGCTTTGGAGAGTATTTTAAGAATGAAGTTATACCTTATGCTTGGGAATTTATAACAGAAGTTTTAAAACTTCCAAAAGAAAAACTTTATGTTACTGTCCATGAAAAAGATGATGAAGCTTATGAAATTTGGTCTAAATATATCCAAAAAGATAGAATTTATAAATTTGGCGACAAAGATAACTTTTGGGCTATGGGAGAAACTGGACCGTGTGGACCTTGTAGTGAGATTTTTTATGATCAAGGACAAGAGCATTTTAATACTAGCGAAGATTATATGGGCGGAGATGGAGATAGATTTTTAGAAATTTGGAATCTTGTTTTTATGCAATTTGAAAGATCATCTGACGGCTCTTTAAAACCGCTTCCAAAACCAAGCATAGATACTGGTATGGGATTAGAGAGAATTACTGCTATTAAAGAAGGCGTATTTAGCAACTACGATACATCGATATTTATGCCCATTATAAACGAAGTTGCAAAGTTATGTTCTAAAAAATATGAATATAAAAGTGGAGCAAGTTATAGAGTTATAAGCGATCACATAAGATCTGTTGTGTTTTTGCTAGCTCAAGGCGTAAATTTCGATAAAGAGGGAAGAGGGTACGTTTTAAGAAGAATATTAAGAAGAGCATTAAGACATGGATATCTTCTTGGTATAAAAGAGCCTTTTATGTATAAACTTGTAGATATTGTTGTTAAACTTATGGGAGAGCATTATTCATACTTAAAAGATAAAAGCGAAATTGTAAAAGAACAGATAAAACTTGAAGAAGAGAGATTTTTAAGCACCATAGCATCTGGTCTTGAGTTGTTTAATGATGAATTAAAAAATACTAAAAATATTTTTAGTGGCGAAGTTGCATTTAAATTATATGACACTTATGGTTTTCCACTAGATCTTACTATAGATATGCTAAGAGAAAAAAACCTTAGTGTTGATGAGAAAAAATTTGATAAGCTTATGAGCGAACAACGCAAAAAAGCCAAAGCTAGTTGGAAAGGTAGTGGCGATAAGGCTATAGAAAGTGGAGATTTTAAGGTATTGCTTGAGAAATTTGGAGAAAATGAATTTGTTGGTTATGAAAAAACGATAAATAAAACAGAAATTCTAGCACTACTTGATGAAAATTTTAAATTGATAGATGAGTTAAGACCAAACACAAACGGTTGGATTATGCTTAAACAAACACCATTTTACGCACAAAGTGGCGGACAATGTGGTGACAAAGGAATTATAAATAATCAAAATGAAGTTATTGACACTCAAAAATTCTTTGGATTAAATTTAAGTTTTGTTAATTCAATAAATACTCTTAAAGTTGGTGATGAGGTAGAGTGCAAGGTTGATATAATAAGAGATGAAATAGCAAGACATCATAGTGCAACACATCTTCTTCACGCAGCATTAAAAAAAGTTTTAGGTAGCCATGTTATGCAAGCTGGAAGTAGCGTGGAAGCTACTAGACTTAGGTTTGATTTTTCTCACTCAAAAGCTATGAATAGCGAAGAAATAAGACAAGTTGAGGATATGGTAAATTTAGTTATATCTAGTAAAGAGGATGTAAAAACTGAGATTATGGATTTACAAGATGCTAAAAATAGCGGTGCTACAGCTCTTTTTGGTGAAAAATATGATCAAAAAGTAAGAGTTTTAAGTATGGGAAATTTTAGCAAAGAACTTTGTGGTGGAACTCATGTTAAAAATGTCAGTGAAATAGGCATGTTTTTAATATTAAAAGAAAGTGGAGTAAGTTCTGGAGTAAGAAGAATAGAAGCTGTATGTTCAAAAAGTGCTTTTGAGTTCATTAAAAATTTAAGAAAAGATTACACGGAAGTTTGTGAGATTCTAAAAACGACTTCTCCTATAGTTTCTATAGAAAAATTAAAAGATGAAATAAAAGCTTTAAAGTCTCAAATAAGTGCAATATCAAATTCAAGTGCCTTGGTTATCAATGATATTAATGGAATAAAAGTTGTTGTTAGTGATTTTGAAGGCGATATAAAAGAAAAAATAGATGAAGTAAAAAACAGATATGAAAAAGTTGTAATTTTACTTGGAAATAAAAAAGATGATAAGATAAATTTAGCAGCTGGTGTTAAAAATGCTCCGATAAAGGCTGGAGAGCTTGTTAGAAATGTTGCTAAAATTTTAGGCGGCGGTGGCGGCGGTCGTGATGATTTTGCAACTGCTGGTGGAAAGGATATATCAAAGATTAATGATGCTTATGAGTATGCAAAATCTTTTATAAAAGAGAGATTAAATTGA
- the hisB gene encoding imidazoleglycerol-phosphate dehydratase HisB, with amino-acid sequence MIQKTRKTKETDISIELEIYGTGKHDIDTGIGFFDHMLGSFAKHSLFDLKIKANGDLNVDFHHTVEDVGILLGECLKDSIYPINGIERFGDSVVTMDEAAVSVAIDLCNRFYLVYESIDSGKVGDFDIELVEEFFRAFSLNSCINLHLTKLRGNNSHHIIEASFKAVAVALRRALSKNDRVEIPSTKGVL; translated from the coding sequence ATGATACAAAAAACAAGAAAAACTAAAGAAACAGATATAAGTATAGAACTTGAAATTTATGGAACAGGCAAACATGATATAGATACAGGTATAGGTTTTTTTGATCACATGCTTGGTTCCTTTGCAAAACACTCTTTATTTGACCTTAAAATTAAAGCTAATGGTGATTTGAATGTTGATTTTCATCATACTGTTGAAGATGTTGGTATTTTATTAGGAGAGTGTTTAAAAGATAGCATATACCCAATTAATGGAATTGAGAGATTTGGCGATAGTGTAGTAACTATGGATGAAGCTGCAGTTAGTGTAGCTATAGATCTTTGTAATAGATTTTACCTAGTGTATGAGAGTATTGATAGTGGCAAAGTAGGAGATTTTGATATAGAACTTGTTGAAGAGTTTTTTAGAGCATTTAGTTTAAATTCTTGTATAAATTTGCATCTAACAAAACTAAGAGGAAATAATTCTCATCATATTATAGAAGCTAGTTTTAAGGCTGTTGCTGTCGCATTAAGAAGAGCTTTAAGTAAAAATGACAGGGTTGAAATTCCAAGCACAAAAGGTGTTTTATGA
- a CDS encoding septal ring lytic transglycosylase RlpA family protein: protein MSPSRNDGGTIINSPNMHRATMRPYKVNGKTYYPTIVNVGDIASGIASWYGPDFHGKKTSNGEIYNMYAMTAAHKTLPMNTVVRVTNLSNSKEVVVRINDRGPFVQNRIIDLSKSAASKINMIATGTAPVKVEVIGFNGAVNTASKSAPVSFEGGNFMVQIGAFRNIDGAKVYQKNYHGSDGYKTVVKTYRLDNKPIHRVFLTGFRSEDEARDYARSGKIDGAFIVRE, encoded by the coding sequence ATTTCACCATCTAGAAATGATGGCGGAACAATAATTAATTCCCCAAATATGCATAGAGCTACCATGAGACCATATAAGGTTAACGGAAAAACATATTATCCGACTATTGTAAATGTTGGGGATATAGCAAGCGGTATTGCTAGCTGGTATGGACCTGATTTTCATGGCAAAAAAACATCTAATGGCGAAATTTATAATATGTATGCAATGACTGCAGCACATAAAACTTTGCCAATGAATACTGTTGTAAGAGTTACAAATTTAAGTAATTCTAAAGAGGTAGTCGTTAGGATAAATGATAGAGGACCTTTTGTGCAAAACAGAATTATAGATCTTTCTAAAAGTGCTGCAAGTAAGATAAATATGATAGCAACAGGCACAGCCCCTGTAAAAGTTGAAGTTATAGGATTTAACGGAGCTGTAAATACTGCATCTAAGTCTGCACCTGTTAGTTTTGAGGGCGGAAATTTTATGGTTCAAATTGGTGCTTTTAGAAATATAGATGGAGCAAAAGTATATCAGAAGAATTATCATGGTTCTGATGGATATAAAACGGTTGTAAAAACATATAGATTAGATAATAAACCAATCCATAGAGTTTTTTTAACTGGATTTAGAAGTGAAGATGAAGCAAGAGATTATGCACGCTCAGGAAAAATAGATGGTGCATTTATTGTTAGGGAATAG
- a CDS encoding LptA/OstA family protein: protein MDKFKIKIAFFTILFSSILFAEQVEVTADNFFADEKNFYSDLKGNVVVKKGDYDTLWADSVRITFNEKKEPIKYFAKGNAKFKVLVNEKHYDGNADELTYIPQKQLYIMDGKAYLHEEETDKKIYGNIIEVNQINGTYEVKSKDKKPVRMIFQVEDKK, encoded by the coding sequence ATGGATAAATTTAAAATAAAAATCGCTTTTTTTACTATTTTGTTTTCTTCGATATTATTTGCAGAACAAGTTGAGGTAACTGCTGATAATTTTTTTGCAGATGAGAAGAATTTTTATAGCGATTTAAAAGGAAATGTTGTTGTAAAAAAAGGCGATTACGATACTCTTTGGGCAGATAGCGTTAGAATAACATTTAATGAAAAAAAAGAACCCATCAAATACTTTGCCAAAGGCAATGCTAAATTTAAAGTTTTAGTAAATGAAAAACACTACGATGGAAATGCTGATGAACTAACCTATATCCCTCAAAAACAGCTTTATATCATGGATGGAAAAGCTTATTTACATGAAGAAGAAACAGATAAAAAGATTTATGGTAATATCATAGAAGTAAATCAAATAAATGGAACTTATGAAGTAAAAAGTAAAGATAAAAAGCCTGTTAGAATGATTTTTCAAGTTGAGGATAAAAAGTGA
- a CDS encoding TatD family hydrolase — MIIDTHCHLDDESFDKDLDAVIQKAFNSGVKSVIIPGANLQDLPKARDIAHRYENVFFAAGIHPYHIDNFDIEILKEFLKDSKCIAVGECGLDYFRLPKDEQEKENIKSLQKRYFGYQIELAMDLNKPLIIHAREANEDIYQILLKYKVDFKKVVLHCFNASLLLLSLAKYGAYFGIGGVLTFKNAKNLVKILRDIPLENLLIETDAPYLTPEPHRGTRNEPVYTKYVASKMAEILNMDVNEIEEITTKNSKKLFKELNSVV, encoded by the coding sequence ATGATAATAGACACGCATTGTCATTTAGATGATGAATCTTTTGATAAAGATTTAGATGCTGTTATTCAAAAAGCCTTTAATAGTGGTGTAAAAAGCGTGATAATACCAGGGGCTAATTTGCAAGATTTGCCAAAAGCAAGAGATATTGCCCATAGATATGAAAATGTATTTTTTGCAGCAGGAATTCATCCTTATCATATAGATAATTTTGATATTGAAATTTTAAAGGAATTTTTAAAAGATAGTAAATGTATAGCTGTTGGTGAATGCGGTTTGGATTATTTTAGATTGCCAAAAGATGAGCAAGAAAAAGAAAATATAAAGTCATTACAAAAGCGATATTTTGGCTATCAAATAGAACTTGCAATGGATTTAAACAAACCTTTGATTATACATGCAAGAGAAGCTAATGAAGATATTTACCAAATTTTGCTAAAATACAAAGTTGATTTTAAAAAGGTGGTTTTGCATTGTTTTAATGCTTCTTTGCTATTGTTATCTTTAGCAAAATATGGAGCCTATTTTGGTATAGGTGGCGTTTTAACATTTAAAAATGCTAAAAATTTGGTTAAAATTTTACGCGATATTCCACTTGAAAATTTATTAATAGAAACAGATGCCCCTTATTTGACACCAGAGCCTCATAGAGGGACTAGAAATGAGCCAGTTTATACTAAATATGTAGCTAGTAAAATGGCTGAAATTTTAAATATGGATGTAAATGAGATAGAAGAAATTACGACTAAAAATTCAAAAAAACTATTTAAAGAGTTAAATAGTGTAGTGTAA
- the mrdA gene encoding penicillin-binding protein 2: MRMRLIFGIIAIFWIILLTRIYYLSIKSNKYYEEIAEQNAVKTELIAPVRGNIYDIKGKPLAVNRLGFSISVKPHISNKEEILDDEINAIVSLFGDLNATKIKKDYKKNDSPYNQDFIEVVDFIDYDVMLPHFAKLVLRHNLLIKPASKRHYPNDNIASHVIGYVGRANLDDYNNDPMTKLTNYTGRNGVERYYNSVLQGINGERKTKVTALNKEVEEISYTKPRSQDIKLTIDLDLQKYIYENFEHRAGAIIVMDLNDGAILSAVSFPEYNLNPFVTGISYEQWNNIVNSPDHPFTNKLVNGLYPPASTIKMASAMAFLDSGKMTKDDGFFCSGSFELGGRKFRCWKSSGHGFVNLNDAIKYSCDDYFYKGSFKVGIDEMVPIYEKFGFGYKTNVDLPNEFVGTVPSRSWKKQKTGESWYQGDTLITSIGQGSFLVTPMQMAKFIGALATNKNITPHFLDSIDEQKVKFEVTDLFIDPQKIQNLSYVKKAMKDVANSEGGTALRVLSQSNITLGTKTGTAQVVGIAQSEKVRMKEADMEYYQRSHAWMTTFGPYEEPKYAVIVLVEHGQSGGRAGGPITVKIFNKLIEMGYIDKKFLKQNQKK, translated from the coding sequence ATGAGAATGCGCCTTATTTTTGGGATAATTGCTATTTTTTGGATTATTTTGCTTACGAGAATTTACTATTTATCCATAAAATCAAATAAATATTATGAAGAAATAGCAGAGCAAAATGCAGTAAAAACTGAACTAATAGCACCAGTTAGGGGCAATATTTATGATATAAAAGGTAAGCCTCTTGCTGTAAATAGGCTTGGCTTTTCTATATCCGTAAAACCACATATAAGCAATAAAGAAGAGATTTTAGATGATGAGATAAATGCTATAGTTTCTTTATTTGGTGATTTAAATGCTACGAAGATAAAAAAAGATTATAAAAAAAATGATTCTCCTTATAATCAAGATTTTATAGAAGTTGTGGATTTTATAGATTATGATGTAATGCTTCCACACTTTGCTAAATTAGTTCTAAGACATAATTTACTTATAAAACCAGCTTCAAAGCGACATTATCCCAATGATAACATAGCTTCACATGTTATAGGATATGTTGGTAGAGCAAATTTGGATGATTACAATAACGATCCTATGACAAAACTTACAAACTACACAGGTAGAAATGGTGTAGAGAGGTATTATAACTCGGTATTACAAGGAATAAACGGAGAAAGAAAGACAAAAGTTACCGCACTAAATAAAGAAGTTGAGGAAATTTCATATACAAAACCAAGGAGTCAAGATATAAAGCTTACTATAGATCTTGATTTGCAAAAATATATATATGAAAATTTTGAACATAGAGCTGGTGCTATAATTGTTATGGATTTAAATGACGGAGCTATTTTATCGGCAGTAAGTTTTCCAGAATACAATCTAAATCCTTTTGTAACTGGAATTAGTTATGAGCAGTGGAATAATATAGTAAATAGCCCAGATCATCCCTTTACAAATAAGTTGGTAAATGGTCTTTATCCACCAGCATCAACTATAAAAATGGCTAGCGCAATGGCATTTTTAGATAGTGGAAAAATGACAAAAGATGATGGATTTTTTTGTAGCGGAAGTTTTGAGTTAGGTGGGCGTAAATTTAGATGCTGGAAGAGTTCTGGACATGGATTTGTGAATTTAAATGATGCGATAAAATATAGTTGCGATGATTATTTTTACAAAGGAAGCTTTAAAGTTGGTATAGATGAAATGGTGCCTATATATGAAAAATTTGGTTTTGGTTACAAAACTAATGTTGATTTGCCAAACGAATTTGTTGGAACTGTGCCTAGTAGAAGTTGGAAAAAGCAAAAAACAGGGGAGAGCTGGTATCAAGGCGATACGCTTATTACATCTATTGGACAGGGTAGTTTTCTTGTAACTCCTATGCAAATGGCTAAATTTATAGGAGCACTTGCAACAAATAAAAATATAACGCCTCATTTTTTAGATTCTATAGATGAACAAAAAGTCAAATTTGAAGTTACTGATTTATTTATAGATCCTCAAAAAATACAAAATTTATCGTATGTTAAAAAAGCTATGAAAGATGTTGCAAATAGCGAAGGTGGAACTGCTCTTAGAGTTTTATCTCAAAGCAATATAACTCTTGGAACAAAAACAGGAACAGCTCAAGTTGTTGGTATTGCACAAAGCGAAAAAGTTCGTATGAAAGAAGCCGATATGGAATACTATCAAAGATCTCACGCTTGGATGACAACATTTGGACCTTACGAAGAGCCAAAATATGCAGTAATTGTCTTAGTAGAACATGGTCAAAGTGGCGGTAGAGCAGGTGGACCAATAACTGTTAAAATATTTAATAAACTAATAGAAATGGGTTATATAGATAAGAAATTTTTAAAGCAAAATCAAAAAAAATAG